The following are encoded together in the Microtus pennsylvanicus isolate mMicPen1 chromosome 8, mMicPen1.hap1, whole genome shotgun sequence genome:
- the LOC142855764 gene encoding taste receptor type 2 member 125-like, giving the protein MNAAVQVISVTILNVEFISGNLGNGFIVLVNIMDWVKRRKISSVDQILTALAISRITLLWSLYILESTLSLYPDAEVTMKTVRLSNLTWVISNHFSIWLATILSILYFLKIANFSNSIFLYLRWRFTKVVSVALLVSLFLLFLNILEAEIQIDMWLDQVKANLSFSYKLKNFTHIPKILASTNTMFTLIPFTMSMAMFFLLIFSLWKHLKKIKYIAKSSRDVSITAHIKVLKTVVAFLLLYVIFTFSLFVHLWSYEFEEKFFFKYFCPVGVIAFPSLHSYVLIMGNSKLRQTSLLVLSLLRYKIQGCGPLGL; this is encoded by the coding sequence ATGAATGCTGCTGTACAAGTGATATCTGTGACAATACTCAATGTGGAGTTCATATCTGGGAATTTGGGGAATGGATTCATAGTACTGGTGAACATCATGGACTGGGTCAAGAGAAGAAAGATCTCTTCAGTGGATCAGATCCTCACTGCTCTGGCCATCTCCAGAATCACCCTGCTGTGGTCACTGTACATTTTGGAATCAACACTTTCATTGTACCCAGATGCAGAAGTGACTATGAAAACAGTAAGGCTAAGTAATCTTACCTGGGTAATTTCTAACCATTTTAGCATCTGGCTAGCCACCATTCTCAGCATCCTTTATTTTCTCAAGATAGCTAATTTTTCTAACTCTATTTTCCTCTACCTAAGGTGGAGATTTACAAAGGTAGTTTCAGTGGCATTGTTGGTTTCCCTGTTCCTcttgtttctaaatattttagaGGCAGAAATACAAATAGATATGTGGTTGGATCAGGTCAAAGCAAATTTATCTTTCAGCTACAAATTAAAGAATTTTACACACATTCCCAAGATTCTTGCATCAACAAACACTATGTTTACATTAATACCGTTCACTATGTCCATGGCAATGTTTTttctgctcatcttctccctgtggAAACATTTGAAGAAGATAAAGTACATTGCCAAAAGCTCCAGAGATGTCAGCATTACAGCTCACATCAAAGTCTTGAAAACTGTGGTTGCCTTCCTCCTGCTGTATGTTATTTtcaccttttctctttttgtacACCTTTGGAGTTATGAGTttgaagaaaagttttttttcaaatatttttgtccTGTTGGTGTTATTGCCTTTCCATCACTCCATTCTTATGTCCTGATTATGGGAAACAGTAAGCTGAGGCAGACCTCTCTTCTGGTACTGTCGCTGTTAAGGTACAAGATCCAAGGATGTGGACCCTTGGGTCTCTGA
- the LOC142855765 gene encoding taste receptor type 2 member 125-like, producing the protein MRDAIQVISTTMFSVEFISGNLGNVFIAVVNIMDWVKRRKISSVDQSLTALAISRIIVLWSVYIMISMFSMYPELKVTIITVKLTNLIWITSNHFSIWMATILSILYFLKVANFSNSIFLYLRWRFTKVVPVALLVSLFLLFVNILVVEIQIDMWMDQFKANVSYSCKLKKFTHITRLLVLTNAMFPLIPFTVSMTMFFLLIFSLWKHVKKIKHITKSSRDASTTAHITALKAIVAFLLLYVIFTFSLFVQLWSHEFEENIIFKNIFHVGIIAFPSLHSFVLIMGNSKLRQTSFLVLTALRCKIQGCAPLSL; encoded by the coding sequence ATGAGAGATGCCATACAAGTGATATCAACAACAATGTTCAGTGTGGAGTTTATATCTGGAAATTTGGGGAATGTGTTCATTGCAGTGGTGAACATCATGGACTGGGTCAAGAGAAGAAAGATCTCTTCAGTGGATCAGAGCCTCACTGCTTTGGCCATCTCCAGGATCATTGTTCTGTGGTCAGTGTACATAATGATATCAATGTTTTCAATGTACCCAGAATTAAAAGTGACCATAATAACAGTAAAACTGACTAATCTTATCTGGATAACTTCTAACCATTTTAGCATCTGGATGGCCACCATTCTCAGCATCCTTTATTTTCTCAAGGTAGCCAATTTTTCTAACTCTATTTTCCTCTACCTAAGGTGGAGATTTACAAAGGTGGTTCCAGTGGCATTGCTGGTTTCTCTGTTCCtcttgtttgtaaatattttagtgGTGGAAATACAAATAGACATGTGGATGGATCAGTTCAAAGCAAATGTATCTTACAgttgcaaattaaaaaaatttacacaCATTACAAGGCTTCTTGTATTAACAAATGCTATGTTTCCATTAATACCTTTCACTGTGTCCATGACAATGTTTtttttgctcatcttctctctgtgGAAACATGTGAAGAAGATAAAGCACATTACCAAAAGCTCCCGAGATGCCAGCACCACAGCTCACATCACAGCCTTGAAAGCTATAGTTGCCTTTCTCCTGCTGTATGTAATTTTTACATTCTCTCTTTTCGTACAACTTTGGAGTCATGagtttgaagaaaatattattttcaaaaatattttccatgttgGTATAATTGCTTTTCCATCACTCCATTCGTTTGTCCTAATAATGGGAAACAGTAAGCTGAGGCAGACCTCTTTTCTGGTACTGACAGCATTAAGGTGCAAGATCCAAGGATGTGCACCCTTGAGTCTCTGA
- the LOC142855766 gene encoding taste receptor type 2 member 125-like: MSAAVQVIFATMFNVEFITGNLGNGFIALVNIMDWVKRRKISSVDQILTALAISRITVLWSMYLMMTILSMYPDVEVLMKTIILTNLIWVISNHCSIWLATILSILYFLKVANFSYSIFLYLRWRLTKVITVALLVSLFLLFVNILVTNILIDTWMTQFNTNVSYSDKLKNFTVIPRLLVLTNTMFTVIPFTVSMTTFFLLIFSLWKHLKKIKHIVKSSRDANTTAHIKALKTVVAFLLLYVIFTFSLFVQLWSYDFKEKNFLTYFYPVGIIAFPSFHSCVLIMGNSKLRQTFLLVLSVLRCKIQEFVLLCL, translated from the coding sequence ATGAGTGCTGCTGTACAAGTGATATTTGCCACAATGTTCAATGTGGAGTTCATAACTGGGAATTTGGGGAATGGATTCATAGCACTGGTGAACATCATGGACTGGGTCAAGAGAAGAAAGATCTCTTCAGTGGATCAGATCCTCACTGCTCTGGCTATCTCCAGGATCACTGTGTTGTGGTCAATGTACCTAATGATGACAATATTATCAATGTACCCAGATGTAGAAGTGCTTATGAAAACAATAATACTGACTAATCTTATCTGGGTAATTTCTAACCATTGTAGCATCTGGCTAGCAACCATTCTCAGCattctttattttctcaaagtagccaatttttcttactctattttcCTCTACCTGAGGTGGAGACTTACAAAGGTGATTACAGTAGCATTGCTGGTTTCTCTGTTCCtcttgtttgtaaatattttagtaACAAACATACTAATAGATACATGGATGACTCAGTTCAATACAAATGTATCTTACAGCGACAAACTAAAAAATTTTACCGTCATTCCCAGACTTCTTGTATTAACAAATACTATGTTCACAGTAATACCTTTCACTGTGTCCATGACAACGTTTTttctgctcatcttctccctgtggAAACATCTGAAGAAGATAAAGCACATTGTTAAAAGTTCAAGAGATGCTAACACCACAGCTCACATCAAAGCCTTGAAAACTGTGGTTGCCTTTCTCCTGCTGTATGTAATTTTTACATTCTCTCTTTTTGTACAACTTTGGAGTTAtgactttaaagagaaaaattttttaacatatttttaccCTGTTGGTATAATTGCTTTTCCATCATTCCATTCATGTGTCCTGATTATGGGAAACAGTAAGCTGAGACAGACCTTTCTCCTGGTACTGTCAGTGTTAAGGTGTAAGATCCAAGAATTTGTACTTTTGTGTCTCTAA